Proteins from a genomic interval of Staphylococcus debuckii:
- the menD gene encoding 2-succinyl-5-enolpyruvyl-6-hydroxy-3-cyclohexene-1-carboxylic-acid synthase yields MDNHQTLLTKQVFTMASEMYAYGVREAVISPGSRSTPLALAFEAHPGIQTWIHPDERSASFFALGLIKGSNRPVAILCTSGTAATNYTSAVAESDISNLPLLVLTSDRPHELRGIGAPQTLNQVNMFQNFVRHQFDMPLADDSDGAVEVVKYQMQIASQFFQGPQRGPVHLNLPFREPLTPDFEMTDLLTTDEKEIPNYQKTASIDKILPILKQKKGLIIVGDMQHQDARELLPFATVHDLPILAGPLSGLRQSEHPNVISTYDLLFRAGLDPEVDFVIRVGKPVLSKKLNQWLKASNAYQILVQNSALPDAFPVPSDITFEMSANDFFRSLGEVPVIYRRAWLTKWQKMNYQAVAEVESYVNHATDEAANVGVLLDKLTEEDTLFVSNSMPIRDIDNLFVKGKMQIYANRGANGIDGVISTALGMAVHKKVTLLIGDLAFYHDMNGLLMAKLNDIHINIVLLNNDGGGIFSYLPQKQSAAQYFERLFGTPTHLEFKHTAHLYDFGYQHLETVEDFKYTTLSQLDSYIYEIRTDREDNLQQHQILYKKLSEIANA; encoded by the coding sequence ATGGATAATCATCAAACTTTATTAACAAAACAAGTGTTTACAATGGCATCAGAAATGTATGCATATGGAGTGAGAGAGGCTGTCATCAGTCCAGGTTCACGCTCTACACCGCTTGCTTTAGCCTTTGAAGCACATCCGGGTATTCAAACATGGATTCATCCGGATGAACGTAGCGCTTCATTCTTTGCGCTCGGCTTAATCAAAGGCAGTAACCGTCCAGTTGCTATTTTATGTACTTCAGGAACTGCAGCTACTAATTATACGTCTGCAGTAGCGGAAAGTGACATCAGCAACTTGCCGCTTCTCGTCCTTACCAGCGACAGACCGCACGAGTTGCGAGGTATCGGTGCACCGCAAACGCTCAATCAAGTCAACATGTTCCAGAATTTCGTACGTCATCAATTCGACATGCCGCTCGCCGACGATTCTGACGGTGCCGTAGAAGTAGTCAAATATCAAATGCAGATTGCAAGTCAGTTCTTCCAAGGTCCGCAAAGAGGTCCAGTGCATTTGAATTTACCATTCAGAGAACCGTTGACACCTGATTTCGAAATGACAGATTTATTAACTACAGATGAAAAAGAAATACCTAACTATCAAAAAACGGCATCTATCGATAAAATTCTGCCTATCTTGAAGCAAAAGAAAGGGCTCATTATCGTTGGAGATATGCAACATCAAGATGCGCGAGAATTATTGCCGTTTGCGACGGTACATGACTTGCCTATCTTGGCAGGACCATTAAGCGGTTTGCGCCAATCTGAACATCCGAATGTGATTTCAACATATGACCTGCTGTTTCGTGCAGGACTCGACCCTGAAGTCGACTTTGTAATCAGAGTCGGCAAACCAGTATTATCTAAGAAATTAAATCAATGGCTGAAAGCTTCTAATGCTTATCAGATTTTAGTTCAAAATAGTGCATTGCCAGATGCTTTCCCGGTTCCTTCAGACATTACTTTCGAGATGTCTGCAAATGACTTTTTCCGCTCTTTAGGAGAAGTTCCAGTCATTTACCGTCGTGCTTGGTTGACGAAATGGCAGAAAATGAATTATCAAGCTGTAGCGGAAGTGGAAAGCTACGTCAATCATGCTACAGATGAAGCTGCAAACGTGGGTGTGCTCTTAGACAAACTCACTGAAGAAGATACTTTATTTGTCAGCAACAGTATGCCGATTCGAGATATTGACAATTTATTCGTCAAAGGTAAAATGCAGATTTATGCTAATAGGGGTGCGAACGGTATCGATGGGGTTATCTCCACCGCACTCGGCATGGCCGTTCATAAAAAGGTAACCTTGCTGATCGGAGACTTGGCTTTTTATCACGACATGAACGGTCTGTTGATGGCTAAATTAAATGATATTCATATCAATATTGTATTGTTGAACAATGATGGCGGAGGTATCTTCTCTTATCTGCCACAAAAACAATCAGCTGCACAATATTTCGAACGTTTATTTGGTACACCGACGCATCTAGAATTCAAACATACTGCCCATCTGTATGACTTCGGCTATCAACACTTAGAAACCGTAGAAGACTTTAAATACACCACACTTTCTCAGCTGGATTCATATATTTATGAAATCCGTACTGATCGTGAAGATAATTTGCAACAACATCAAATTCTATACAAGAAATTGAGTGAAATCGCCAATGCTTAA
- the menH gene encoding 2-succinyl-6-hydroxy-2,4-cyclohexadiene-1-carboxylate synthase, whose amino-acid sequence MLNYQFYESTAANQSNQLLVMLHGFISDASTFDAHIERLRPYVSILTIELPGHGGDQSPDTETWDFSYIQRELDTVLQHYRKYCITLHGYSMGGRTALYYALHGKIKPEGLILESASPGIQDNASRTERIRVDEARAKVLEIAGIELFVNDWEKLPLFASQAEMMTATQRARIRNMRLAQNPERLAKALRDYGTGNMPNLWPELSALAMPVCLIVGERDEKFVSIADKMEAVIPRCEVHVVEEAGHTVHVEDAEQFAIIVLGFLNKEDHND is encoded by the coding sequence ATGCTTAACTATCAATTTTATGAAAGTACCGCTGCAAATCAAAGCAACCAGTTGCTCGTCATGCTCCACGGCTTTATCAGCGATGCTTCGACTTTCGATGCCCATATCGAAAGATTGCGTCCGTACGTCTCTATTTTAACAATAGAATTGCCAGGACACGGAGGAGACCAAAGCCCAGACACCGAAACATGGGACTTCTCCTACATTCAACGTGAATTGGACACAGTACTGCAGCACTATCGCAAGTACTGCATCACGTTACACGGCTACTCAATGGGAGGCCGTACCGCGTTGTATTACGCCCTTCACGGGAAAATAAAACCAGAAGGGCTGATACTCGAGAGTGCCTCTCCAGGTATTCAAGACAACGCTTCACGCACTGAGCGGATACGAGTAGATGAAGCACGCGCGAAAGTCTTAGAAATTGCGGGCATAGAATTATTTGTCAACGATTGGGAGAAACTGCCGCTGTTTGCCAGTCAAGCTGAAATGATGACTGCAACGCAAAGAGCGCGTATTCGTAATATGCGGTTGGCTCAAAATCCTGAACGGTTGGCCAAAGCCCTACGAGATTACGGCACAGGCAATATGCCGAATCTATGGCCAGAATTGTCTGCACTAGCAATGCCAGTCTGCTTGATAGTAGGAGAACGCGATGAGAAATTTGTGAGCATTGCAGATAAGATGGAAGCGGTTATACCGCGGTGTGAAGTACATGTGGTAGAAGAAGCGGGACACACTGTTCACGTGGAAGATGCCGAACAATTTGCTATAATAGTATTAGGTTTTTTAAATAAGGAGGATCATAATGACTAG
- the menB gene encoding 1,4-dihydroxy-2-naphthoyl-CoA synthase, with protein MMTRQWETLKEYEEIKYEFFEGIAKITINRPEVRNAFTPKTVQEMMDAFSRARDDQNISTIILTGEGDLAFCSGGDQKVRGHGGYVGDDQIPRLNVLDLQRLIRVIPKPVVAMVKGYAIGGGNVLQVVCDLTIAADNAKFGQTGPKVGSFDAGYGSGYLARIVGHKKAREIWYLCRQYDAQQALDMGMANTVVPLDRIEDETVQWCKEMMQHSPTALRFLKAAMNADTDGLAGLQQMAGDATLLYYTTDEAKEGRDAFKEKRKPDFDQFPKFP; from the coding sequence ATAATGACTAGACAGTGGGAAACACTTAAAGAATATGAAGAGATAAAATATGAATTTTTTGAAGGGATCGCTAAAATTACGATTAACCGTCCAGAAGTGCGTAACGCATTCACACCTAAAACAGTTCAAGAAATGATGGATGCTTTTTCACGCGCGCGTGATGATCAAAATATTTCAACTATCATTTTAACAGGTGAAGGCGACTTAGCATTCTGTTCAGGCGGAGACCAAAAAGTTCGCGGTCACGGCGGCTATGTCGGCGATGACCAAATTCCTCGATTAAACGTTCTTGATTTACAACGTTTAATCCGTGTGATTCCTAAACCAGTAGTTGCAATGGTTAAAGGTTATGCAATCGGCGGCGGTAACGTCTTACAAGTCGTATGTGACTTGACAATCGCAGCAGACAACGCTAAATTCGGTCAAACAGGTCCTAAAGTAGGTTCATTCGATGCAGGTTACGGTTCAGGCTATTTAGCACGCATTGTCGGACATAAAAAAGCACGTGAAATCTGGTATTTATGCCGTCAATACGATGCACAACAAGCTTTAGACATGGGAATGGCTAACACAGTTGTACCTTTAGATCGCATTGAAGATGAAACAGTACAATGGTGTAAAGAAATGATGCAACATTCTCCGACAGCATTACGTTTCTTGAAAGCAGCTATGAACGCTGATACAGACGGTTTAGCTGGCTTGCAACAAATGGCTGGAGATGCTACATTGCTTTACTACACTACTGATGAAGCAAAAGAAGGTCGCGATGCGTTTAAAGAAAAACGTAAACCAGACTTTGATCAATTCCCTAAATTCCCTTAA